Proteins encoded together in one Glycine soja cultivar W05 unplaced genomic scaffold, ASM419377v2 tig00104557_1_pilon, whole genome shotgun sequence window:
- the LOC114404593 gene encoding uncharacterized protein LOC114404593: protein MSQGTKPHSRTSIADLLRWNSLTMSHISLPSLLCFAVSFVLTMANKHLQAATTMISLINYIRIFYKKVEYVLEDCNEVLVKINKFVVNKEGLVCVETLCMPVTKPERFELDAFELDEPEDAGRYIVRKSIKSAKDIVRFPFQQNATILYLLHTVYRGRENLPLLTVHYVALKLWKLQGC, encoded by the exons ATGAGCCAAGGAACAAAACCCCATTCAAGGACCTCCATTGCAGATCTACTCAGATGGAATTCGTTGACCATGTCTCATATTTCTTTGCCCTCTCTTTTATGCTTTGCCGTATCGTTTGTTCTAACCATGGCCAATAAACATCTTCAAGCTGCAACGACCATGATTTCTTTGATTAACTATATAAG AATATTCTATAAAAAGGTTGAATATGTGCTTGAAGATTGTAATGAGGTTCTCgtcaaaatcaacaaatttgtCGTCAACAAAGAAGGCTTAGTATGTGTGGAAACGTTGTGTATGCCTGTTACTAAACCAGAAAGATTTGAGTTGGATGCTTTTGAGTTAGATGAACCTGAAGATGCTGGCAG GTATATAGTTAGAAAGAGCATAAAGAGTGCAAAAGACATAGTTCGTTTTCCTTTCCAACAGAATGCCACCATACTTTACTTATTGCACACTGTGTACAGAGGCAGAGAGAATCTCCCATTACTTACTGTGCACTAT GTTGCCTTGAAATTGTGGAAACTCCAAGGATGTTAG